A genomic stretch from Juglans microcarpa x Juglans regia isolate MS1-56 chromosome 3S, Jm3101_v1.0, whole genome shotgun sequence includes:
- the LOC121258163 gene encoding polygalacturonase At1g48100-like: MPNMMMTGLSFRSLALMLLIVFILWTSNFETCNARRGKHWRHSRTSAASLSNKKKGKNYHSNGNHHYSTGGSTKPKPPSQKAPSSRPPPPIPEEDIPSSPPPPQKVYNGGGGHTAATFFNVLDFGAKGDGSTDDTQAFQAAWAAACKVEASMIMVPSEYVFLVGPISFSGPYCQANIVFQLDGTVIAPTNSKAWGRGLLQWLEFTKLRGITIQGKGIIDGRGSVWWQDSQFDDDPVDDELKLIIPLNSTVEKNPPMPIRGELGRIMPSIKPTALRFYGSFNVTVTGITIQSSPQCHLKFDNCMGVLVHDISVSSPGDSPNTDGIHLQNSKDVLIHSTNLACGDDCISIQTGCSNVYIHNVNCGPGHGISIGSLGKDSSKACVSNITVRDVIMHNTMNGVRIKTWQGGSGSVQGVLFSNIQVSEVQLPIVIDQYYCDKSTCKNQTSSVALSGINYERIRGTYTVKPVHFACSDSLPCTDVTLTAIQLKPLQEGYHMYDAFCWQTFGELMTPTMPPIDCLQIGKPSSNRVQSDHDSC, from the exons ATGCCAAACATGATGATGACTGGTTTGAGCTTCAGAAGCCTCGCATTAATGCTTCTCATTGTTTTCATACTTTGGACATCAAACTTTGAGACATGCAATGCAAGAAGAGGCAAGCATTGGAGGCACAGCAGAACTAGCGCTGCCTCTCTGTCTAataagaagaaaggaaagaattaTCACAGCAATGGAAACCACCACTATAGTACTGGAGGATCGACAAAGCCAAAACCTCCATCTCAAAAAGCGCCCAGCTCACGGCCTCCACCTCCCATACCGGAAGAAGACATCCCTTCAAGCCCCCCGCCGCCGCAGAAAGTTTacaatggtggtggtggccaTACTGCGGCCACCTTCTTTAACGTGCTTGATTTTGGTGCCAAGGGTGATGGAAGCACCGATGACACACAG GCATTCCAAGCTGCATGGGCAGCTGCTTGTAAAGTCGAGGCATCAATGATTATGGTTCCATCAGAATACGTATTCCTTGTAGGACCCATTTCCTTCTCTGGTCCTTACTGTCAAGCAAACATTGTATTTCAG CTGGATGGTACGGTCATTGCTCCCACAAACTCTAAAGCTTGGGGCAGAGGTCTGCTACAATGGCTCGAGTTCACAAAGCTAAGAGGAATTACCATCCAGGGAAAGGGCATTATTGATGGAAGAGGCTCAGTCTGGTGGCAAGACAGCCAATTTGATGATGACCCGGTTGATGATGAACTAAAACTCATTATCCCATTAAATAGCACTGTTGAAAAGAATCCGCCAATGCCG ATAAGAGGCGAGCTTGGGAGGATAATGCCTAGCATCAAGCCAACT GCACTGAGGTTTTATGGGAGTTTTAACGTAACCGTGACGGGCATAACAATTCAAAGTAGTCCCCAGTGCCACCTCAAGTTTGACAACTGCATGGGAGTGTTGGTCCATGATATTAGTGTATCATCTCCTGGTGACAGTCCCAACACAGATGGAATCCATCTGCAGAACTCAAAAGATGTTCTAATTCACAGTACCAACCTTGCTTGCG GGGATGACTGTATTTCTATACAAACTGGATGTtcaaatgtatatatacacaatgTGAACTGTGGACCAGGACATGGAATCAGCATTGGGAGTCTGGGAAAGGATAGCAGCAAAGCCTGTGTCTCTAACATCACCGTTCGAGATGTGATTATGCACAACACAATGAATGGTGTCAGAATCAAGACATGGCAG GGAGGATCAGGCTCTGTCCAGGGGGTACTCTTCTCAAACATTCAAGTTTCAGAAGTTCAACTGCCAATTGTGATTGACCAGTACTATTGTGACAAAAGCACATGCAAAAATCAAACATCATCTGTTGCTTTATCAGGAATCAACTATGAGAGGATAAGAGGGACGTACACAGTCAAGCCTGTACACTTTGCCTGTAGTGACAGTCTACCATGTACAGATGTAACACTGACTGCCATACAGCTAAAACCGTTGCAAGAGGGCTACCACATGTATGATGCCTTCTGTTGGCAGACTTTTGGGGAGTTGATGACTCCTACAATGCCTCCAATAGATTGTTTACAGATTGGTAAGCCATCCAGCAACCGGGTTCAATCCGATCACGATTCTTGCTGA